Proteins from one Nostoc sp. KVJ3 genomic window:
- a CDS encoding winged helix-turn-helix domain-containing protein yields the protein MLVDTVANSQYQGVCCYTNCLPVRPPTMTKLDRVPVAQLPDKYGIVKSVLYDRINRLGIKPTKIGNKSYVSGEQLELLDQLDAHMKAGGSMADFADQYASHGGGQSENFDSGIESDSQLTVAGLTASQFGQLSQVIEGLVTRLIPAIVRQLPGLANDPVAHLRALEEAYKNGWLLSTRELATLLKLSSSTVCRYGSKFEDAGFVFTRAGQRKGGEVAWSVGKHRKSK from the coding sequence ATGCTGGTAGATACAGTTGCTAATTCCCAGTACCAAGGTGTATGCTGTTACACAAACTGTCTGCCAGTCAGACCGCCGACTATGACCAAACTAGACCGAGTGCCAGTAGCACAGCTTCCTGATAAGTACGGGATTGTTAAATCTGTTCTCTACGATCGGATCAATCGGTTAGGCATCAAGCCAACCAAAATTGGCAATAAGTCTTATGTCAGTGGAGAGCAGTTAGAGTTGCTTGACCAGCTAGATGCCCACATGAAAGCGGGTGGTAGCATGGCGGACTTTGCCGACCAATATGCAAGTCATGGAGGCGGTCAGTCAGAGAATTTTGATTCTGGCATAGAGTCTGACAGTCAGTTAACAGTCGCCGGACTAACCGCCAGTCAGTTCGGCCAACTTTCGCAAGTGATTGAAGGTTTGGTAACACGGCTAATTCCTGCGATTGTCCGCCAGCTACCGGGATTGGCAAATGATCCAGTTGCTCATTTGAGGGCATTGGAAGAAGCTTATAAAAATGGTTGGCTACTCAGCACTCGTGAACTGGCGACTTTACTAAAATTGTCTTCTTCTACAGTTTGTAGGTACGGTTCAAAGTTTGAAGACGCTGGTTTTGTGTTTACCAGGGCAGGACAAAGGAAGGGGGGAGAAGTGGCTTGGTCAGTTGGAAAGCACAGAAAATCTAAATAA
- a CDS encoding putative toxin-antitoxin system toxin component, PIN family, translating into MKVVIDTNVLVSAVLKGRVPRAVIQFIFDNPDWEWIVSLEIVAEYKEVLSRPKFKLTDEVRTSWFEIIDTFATLIDVNVSIDFPRDRKDAKFLACAVAAEADFLITGDSDFNQAQTLLNTTIISVSLFNKLVCD; encoded by the coding sequence ATGAAAGTTGTTATTGACACGAATGTTTTAGTTTCTGCTGTCCTTAAGGGTAGAGTCCCAAGAGCAGTTATTCAGTTTATTTTTGATAATCCCGACTGGGAATGGATTGTTTCATTGGAAATTGTAGCGGAATATAAGGAGGTATTAAGTCGCCCGAAGTTTAAGTTGACAGATGAAGTGAGAACGTCATGGTTTGAAATTATTGATACATTTGCGACGCTAATTGATGTCAATGTGTCAATTGATTTTCCAAGAGATAGAAAAGATGCAAAGTTTTTAGCTTGTGCTGTAGCAGCCGAAGCTGATTTTTTGATTACGGGGGATTCTGATTTTAATCAGGCGCAAACTTTGCTAAATACAACGATTATTTCTGTGTCTTTATTTAACAAGTTAGTTTGCGATTGA
- a CDS encoding tyrosine-type recombinase/integrase → MKINRFGKSEILNPQEITLLFSEGLVKPRDHALFGVCLYAAARINESCTLQRGDIIGTRGIRPKLIIRAYNTKGGQDTREIQVHPKLKEFLEEYSIELKGRNPHLFPGRHGLGHIHKASADRILREALRRVDLDERGMSSHSFRRTALTWMSDSGVPLRHIQSISGHRSLAALERYLGVTEQQKENAISTLVF, encoded by the coding sequence ATGAAAATCAATCGCTTCGGCAAGTCCGAAATCCTTAACCCTCAAGAGATAACCTTACTATTTAGCGAGGGACTTGTTAAGCCCCGCGATCACGCTTTGTTTGGCGTGTGCCTTTATGCGGCTGCCCGAATCAATGAAAGCTGCACTTTGCAGCGCGGCGATATCATTGGCACAAGGGGCATTAGACCCAAGCTGATTATCAGAGCCTACAACACTAAGGGGGGGCAGGATACCAGAGAAATTCAAGTACATCCCAAACTGAAGGAATTTTTAGAAGAATATAGTATTGAGTTAAAAGGGAGAAATCCGCATTTGTTCCCCGGTCGTCACGGGTTGGGACATATTCATAAGGCCAGCGCTGACCGAATATTACGTGAGGCACTGCGACGGGTGGATTTGGATGAGCGCGGGATGTCTTCTCACAGCTTTCGGCGGACGGCGTTAACGTGGATGAGTGATTCAGGAGTACCCCTGCGCCACATTCAATCTATCAGCGGTCATCGCTCACTTGCAGCCCTGGAGCGATATTTGGGTGTGACTGAGCAGCAGAAAGAAAATGCCATCTCCACTTTGGTTTTTTAA